The following is a genomic window from Epinephelus moara isolate mb chromosome 17, YSFRI_EMoa_1.0, whole genome shotgun sequence.
actggacttcaCAGTACAGACATTCCAAATAAAACTTCTGtaataaacacagcaacatgaaatgtaaacagatCATGTGTACCACAACTTTCTGGACAGAACCATCCATTTTGTAATTTGATCTGCAGATGACGGTCGTGTTAGTTAGTGGTGTCAGCAGAGCCAGCAGTGTGCAAACAAACTACAAACGGTTTAAAAAGGCATTCTGATGATACAGTACAAAGAAAAGCAATGACttattacaataaaaacaacatgcatGACAGCGACGTTTCCATCTTCCTTGTGTCAAAACGTTCTGAAATGATCGAACACTGGATCTGTGCTTAAATATTTCTGTTCAAGTAGGCAGCAGTTTTTGGAGTCGCGGTGTCCTCTGCACGCAGACACCCAGACCACCTGGGTCAGTCTGCTGGAAACTGTGCAAGCGTTCAGTCAAACAACATGTGCTGAGGAAACTAAAGACTTCAGAAGCAGCCTGAGTCAGGTCCTCACAGCGCTGACGTTTATACAGCACTTTTTTCTTGACTCCAGAACGTACTTACGGCGGTGTTCCTCAGGTCTATTCCAGGCCCAGGGAGAAATTTATCCCGTGGACGATACCGATGATGATGGGTTGCCAGGCAACAAGGTACCTGAGCCAATCAAGCAGCTGcccatacagtacatgtgtctTCTCCCAGCTGGCAGTGGGTAAAGGAATTAAGGAGAGAGTTCAGATAAATGAGATGACGAAACATGGTTTGCTGGATTTTTAAGTAGCGGTGATGTGGGGAAAACATGTCGAAGCACCCAGAGGAaccccacgctgacacggggaatATTGCAATAATGTTGTATTGTGACAAaggtatcgtgataatatcgtatcctGGGGCCTGTGGTGACTCTCCCCCCTAGTCTAAAGTCTGATGCATAACAATAACCTGATATTAAAATCTAACAGGGTGCACATCATGATGCCCAGCAGAGTTCACgctagacttttttttaacagccaATATGGCTGCTAATATTACAGATTTCTAGCCATATGTTTTAAGCAGCCATTTAACAgcctacatttgaaaaacacttcaaattaaATAAGTTGAAAATAAACTAAATGAAGAAGCGGCCTGTTGAACAGAGCGACTAATCACAGGTTTGGTGGCAGAGGCAAAGGGGGAAAAGGCCTCGGTGCGCCAAGCGTCACCGCCACCCTGACAGGTCAGTTGTTGCGCAGCTGCCTGGCCGTTCACACCAGAAGCGCATCTCTGTGTGCTGGTCAGTGAGAGACTCTGCTGTGCTGTAATCACACGCAGAGCTCTGTGTCCGTCTGCTTCTGTCGCCTCGCTCTGTTTGGACACCACTACACAGTAAACACAGGAAAAGGATACGGGTTGTTCATCATCCTCTTCAAGTCAACCTTCTCGTTGCAGTACGGACACGTCTGCTTCTTTCCCACAATGCACCAGCCGCGGATGCAGAACTCATGGAATCTGAAGGGGCGGGGCAAGTTAAGGCAGAAACACTAGGGACTGGGAGGTTACAGTGGATGTTTCAACAAGGTCTAAAATAGGACACGGCAAAAACAAGTCAATGAACAGAACATCAGCCAGCAGTTATTATTCTGATAATCGTTTCATCATTTAGTcgactgaatatctttgggtttggaACAAAACAAGTGACACTGCTCGCGGAGTCTGTGATTggcattttcacttttttcttttaatcgaTCATTATGATCGATCATCATCAATTTAGCACTCCTGGATACAGACTAAAAACCAATCATAGCGTAGCATCGATCAGCTCCGACCAGGGTCCAACAGctacacagctgtgctccatagaCTCTCGTGCAGTTGTTTCAGATTCACCTCACTTTCAGGCTGGTTTAGTGGATCTTGAGTTGAACACTGTGTCTGGAGCATGCTGGTGTCAATGATGCTCGTAACCAGGAGAGGTTGGAAGAAGATACACGTTTCTCCCCTGCTCCAAAACCAAATTCAAACCCTAACAAgggtagggttagctagctagctgctggAGGTACAGCCCAGAGTCCTGTACGGGTCCTtttttctgtaagctgaaaccatttccctcagtggattTACTTTAATTGGAAttactttgatttactttaatttcacagataagaaacaataaattgtgaagacaataaagtcttgtgtgtgatttatcggttgaaatatgagcagagaaaatctcagctagctgctaggctaatttatacaatgccataggcttgtgctaataacgttagcatgttgtatttgtttggaaacatgtttagtataagacagttgttttgtcagtgaaccttgtgagctgtaatggagctgaattttgtaacattacctttgttacatgttgctgttgtccctgactttatatgagaagaggagaaGTACggtagctgctaggctaatttatacaatgtaaaatgccataggcttgtgctaataatgttagcatgttgtatttgtcacAGTCTGATTTTATACAAGTGTTTGCAACATCTTAAATGTGGCCTTGACTTGCAGCTGAACACATGTTGCCCGTTTCGTAGAAAATGctgagatatatattgtgtatcgctcgtcagcctgtaaataccaaGACATGAATATTTGTCCATGTCGCCCAGCCCTACAACCTAGTGAAGAGCTCTGTGTTTAGAGAAGGGCACAGGGTATCACAGCAGAGGGCTCGGAACGCTGAGGCAACAGGCCTCCAGAGTTTAGAGGAGGTTAAACTGCCGAGTCATGGTGACTCATCCTCTAAAACAACATCCTCGTACACTCGAGGCTTCTTGGTAACGTGGAGAATCTTCCCTTAACAACACCTGGAttcacctcctccatctctccgtCTCACACCTCTCTGATCCTTTCTCTTTTCCCTTCCCCACCAAgactgttttctctcagtctgtgacctctgacctccctgtGAGGGCTCaagacacacacaaccatcaGCTGGGTGTGAGGATACATGTGTCCACAGGAGAGCTGGTAGGTGTCTTCTATAAACCCTTCCTCCTCCACGTCCACCAGGATCCTCTGTCCGCACACCGCGCAGATGTCGTTGGTCAGACTCCTGCTGGGCATGCCTCCTTTGTTGTAGtactgcgcacacacacacacacacacacacacacacacacacacacacacacacacacacaaacacacacacacacacacacacacacgaagggttaacacaaataaaattagAAACCTCACAACTTCAAATTTGagactattttattatttaagaaGCTATTGCTTCAACACTgaatttatgactttttaaggacctgcagacgcCCTGGTTTATATCTAAAGGAATATCCTCAGGACAGATATCTGTAATATCATCCATAATCAATAACAATATTAATACCTTGCTCTCATGTATGCATGGACAGTAAATCATTCGGGAGCTGTGAGGAGGAAGTGTGGGACCTCAAACTGACCCCTGTGGGACCTAATACTGACCCCTATGGGACCTGATACTGACCCCTGTGGGACCTGATACTGACCCCTATGGGACCTCATACTGACCCCTGTGGGACCTGATACTGACCCCTGTGGGACCTGATACTGACCCCTGTGGGACCTCATACTGACCCCTGTGGGACCTCATACTGACCCCTATGGGACCTCATACTGACCCCTATGGGACCTCATACTGACCCCTGTGGGACCTAATACTGACCCCTGTGGGACCTCATACTGACCCCTGTGGGACCTCATACTGACCCCTGTGGGACCCCCACAGTTATGTCTAAGCATGATGATCTGTAATCACCCATCTGTCACACTGAGTCTAAAAATACATGTATCACGTGTTGAGACTTGAGTTTGAATTTTCATGACCAGAACTGAAATAGTCATTTTAGCGGGGAATCAACCCCAATCTACCCCAATTGTAGAAGCCATGTAGTCGGAGCAGATTTCAGCAAAGTCTCGTCCCATGACGCCGTAGTAAAGCCCGTAAAACAGCATGATCACACCTACGTCCATGGAGTCCTCTGCCTTGATcctgcacagagacagacagggacaaaGACCAGCTGTCTCTGAGTGAGTGGAGATGATTCACGTGCACTGTCCTGCCAACAGAAACGGTGCTTTACTGAGCTGAGAGACATTTAAATTGGCAGAGGTGACTTCCAGTCACAGTCTGATGCTTTAATGTGTCTTCATcaagctttaaaaataaagacagggATCTAATTAGCAGCAACTGTTTCTCACAATATTACTTGAAATGTTCTGTAGTTTAAGATTGTTAGATGAGGATCTGCTGCTTTCCTTTGTCATATATCACCACACACTGAATCACCTCAGCTTTTAGTtgagcaaaacacaacatttaaagaTGTGTGATGGGCAATTTTACAATTTTTGAAACTTTGAGCGATTGATTTAAATAGACAGCAGGACTGTACCGAATGTCTTCAGTTTTTCGCACATATCAATTTATCTGTGGCAGGCTGccacgattaaaacatctgaGCCACAAttagattttctgtttttggagctggaccgttcATTAGATGTGCCGTTAGAATTTATATACCATTCATATACGTCGTCATTACGCCACTAACTCAAGAATGACTCAGCAATAAATCACCTCTGCTGGTGATAGCAAGGAAATAAATTACTAATATCTGTAAATCTACATTATTCTAACTCTTTCAAACATGATCAGAACtcaactgaatttaaaaaacagttacaaaatAATGTCACTACTGTATCTGTGTTTCATTATGTGATGCTTTAACCTCTTGTATTCaagtttctgtcattttatttttattttattatgtgtctcttttcttttttctttaggTCCACTGTACAACTGTCACGTAATTTCTCCCGTCACATCTGTTTCACTTCTGTTGCCTGTTTTAATGCTGTGTGAAcgagaagaaaataaaagcattaaataaaatttaaattatattagaaaactgggaaaaaagaagaacaaTAAAACAGCAATAATTTGACATAACTTCCTCTTTCCATATGAGCAACCGGactaggcctgtcacgataacgaattttgctgtttttagaccattttttaaatgtatataatgataataaagacataatgaagcaagtacacccttttaaagagaaataaacatttacttaacaagaatatttacgaatgcaaaaaagaaaatttaaatatcctaAATAACgtaaaaatatctaaataaatacaaaaatagacTGTCTCTCATTCTctggtgtgcagttaagttggccgtattcgctctttttgttgagatggttttagaacaaacccggcacacgGGCTcatccaaattactgggctcccctctgtcatttggtttaaatccaaaacacccCCACACAGGGGTCGTGgtgtttggtttaggaacaagttccatgtctttctcttgCGCTCAACTCTGTATTCTTCTGTCCAAATTGGAAATGTGTGCTCCTCCTCTGCACCTATCTCCTATGGtgttccccaaggctccattttaggcccaattttattttcactataCATTCCATTAGGCTCTATACTAAGGAAATACAATAAATCTTATcactgttatgcagatgattcCCAGTTGTACCTCCCGTTGAAACCATCAGATCCTTGCAGATGAATTCACTATTACTACGTATTAATGACATAAAATCTTGGATGGCACgaataaagttgacttgacttCTTCTCtgcctcgtgtgtgtgtgtgtgtgtagcccatagccccgcctctcccacagagacaaaaacaaagagcttTCCCtcgttcattacgctaatgaaccaactcacctggctgccagacgatgcatggcagtgaacgctcttgtcgtccagtctctttggtggagagagacgaggaaaacaaacacgcatggaTACGGCAATTAATCGCGGCCGGAAAAGTTACTGTCTACCTTTTAATTTCCCATGCAATTAACTGACCTCTCGcatatcgtgacaggcctaaaCCTGCCACATTAAACCAAATGAATCCAGTACCCTGCACACTGCAGTCGTGTtatgtgtgattgtgtttgcAGATGAAATTCCCTTCCTGAAGTGTGACGGCCAGAGGAGATATGTCATAGTTGTATAATGTGTCCATGATAATAACAGTTTAAACTGTTGTGTAAAAGGACATAAACTTCAACTTCACCCTCAAGCTGACGGCCGAGGGCTGATTCAGACTCATCAATATCTGGGTCCAACAACCTTTTTCATGACTTAGGGAGCCAAACATTAAGATCTCTCTTGTGCACCATGGTAATTAAAAGTGttagaaaactaaaataaaggtacaaatctgacagagatgaaggaTCGTCCTGTGAGACAGACCTGAAGACAgttgtttaaagtttaaatgtccAGAGTGAGACAAAACAGTTGTACATTTTGCTCTGCAAGGTAACTTTAAGTGTCCTATACGACTGACGGAGCTTTGGGAGATCGATTTTCTCTCACCTGAAGAAGACGTTGAAGCCGAACATGGTGAACATGATGGCCATGTAGCCGAGGACGCCCACTGCATAGCTCAGCTTGTAGATGAGCAGGAACCACTTGTACACCATCctgaaaaaacatgcaaataacATCACAATATTCAGAGTATTTCTgtgataacgatattcttgaccATGTGACAcgttagtaaaaaaaaaaagtttgattatTAATGTAAGAATAAATTCAGTGATGTAGTTTTACAGTTCCCtccaaatattcagtaaaaactaaactgatgTGTCATATGGGTGAGTCCGTGTACACCTTTACACGTGTCTGAGATCATAAATGGTTCTGAAAAATTAGTACAcgaaaaatgtttgttttttttttaagggggAGGGGGGTGATACTAATTGTTGACTAACTGTGAATATGACAAGAAATGATGTGAGACCGGGTTTGGCAACAGGTCAGTAGCCTACGTGCTCCATTCTATTTAAACGGCAGGTTCGTTAAGGGGGTCGTTCGCCAGTGGGCTACAGTGAGTACcaggccatcaaatcacagcatccgcggtgagaggacacggaattgttgcgcttttacgcacgggtcagtggtgaagtggcgcacatgactcgtgctacggacggacagacagacgagCCATGTATCTTGGTGCCGcttaaaaacaggtaatacatctggctacaactttcccacatcaaatatctgTGATCGCCTTGACCTGCGTgtgtaaaagcgcacacaattccgtgtcctctcaccgcggatgctgtgatttgatggcccggtactcattgtagcccactcttacaagacccaataataataataatgataataagttactgtggacctatatgccgacccgctgcttcttcccactttaacctgaataacgaaccggagctagctgggagcagctagcggagcgttagccgcagcatgaccggagggaagcacagccagttagcctccgctagtctctgagctagccccggctctccgtttggatccaaccggagcaccgagccctggtttgttattcaggttaaagtgggaagaagcagcgggtttatcgggcagctgagtgaagtggagcctgaggaggaaacaccgggagcgtctggatgtaatagtccgtgtagtgtgttcaaatgcaactgacacaggcgacgtgaggcgacacaacagttggctttcgtcaccgctagttctttgatgtcactttggtgtgtctgcaccttGATAGACAGCCCTCTGGACTGTTTTACTCGTTACCATGGAAATGTTAGAGCGACGACTACAAGACATAAACCTCGTGTTCAGGGTTATTTtgtgagtgaacaaaataaACGTCTGTCTAACATACAGACTGCAGACGGACACATACAGACATGATTGTGTCGGGCTGTTAGTGACATCACAAGACCCTATGTTTCTACAtgtttctgtatcatgatgttgaATATTGTTTCTGACCTACATGATTAAAGTCTTGTTTTAATATTCTGACTCTTTTACATACACACAAGTTTTGTTTTATAGTCAGCTATTGataaacaaactacagtgtCATGAAGTATGTGCCCTGAGTGgactctggaagtctgcaggaAGTCCACATTAGGCCCCTGTGGACTGCTCGGGAACACGCCCACAAAGACATTTGGACATTAGTCTCCACCATCACTCTCACCTGGGCGTCCTGCAGGACAGCGGCTTGCGAGTGGCTCTGAAGATGACGTAGCTGGTGACGACGGAGAACATGCCCCACATGGACAGAAACCTCCACCAGTAGAGTTTGATGGTGAAGTAAAGAGGAACCACCCACATCTGGACCAGCGTCACCAgctgaggagacagacagacagtcagtaTCATCCTTTATATCCACATctgtcacctctcctcctcctcctcctcctcctcctcctcctcctcctccaccaccaccaccactactcACATTGTAGGAGCGGTGGTGCCGCTGCTTCCACTGCACCAGGACGATCTGAGCCACCACCAGCGTGGCGATGAGGATCAGCACCATCTCTGCGTGCATGGCCTCGTGACCCCTGTGCTTCACGTGCAGGCGCTCATGTTGCACCCTGAGCCAGGAGCAACAGAAAGGTGTGAGGGGGGTGGAGGACAACACAATGCAGACAACATCAGGACTTCATCACATATTCCTGCACTCAGGATGAACATGAGAACATTTCCGtggtgcatgctgggaaacaAAGTGCTGCTACTCACTTCCagttctctctgtgtgtcattTTCAGCAGGTCGTCCTGGAATAGAGAGGCAGGGACAGAAATAGCAGCTGTGGGTCTCACTGGACAGTTTAAAGTAGGTTAACACAGCTCGCTGCGCTACATGACAAATAACCCGCTgacgagacaaaataaaaccccAACATGTGATGAAACAGCCGCTTCTTGTCTTTAATGACGCCTTTATGCTGCCACGtcccaacagcagcagcagcagcacagtatGGACACAGCTGacttgagctaacgttagctagctagctcgggATACGTTAGCTACCGTTAGCCGCAGTTTCCGTTAATCTAGCCGTTAAAAGTATCACCTGTCGGGGCGAACAGTGTGTGACAGCCGCGGTGTTACCTGCAGTCTGCTTACCTGGGGGTGCACACCCGCCATGTTTGGTTTTTACCCTCTCAAAGGTGCAAGCTAGCCGGCTGAGCTAGCACTGCTTTGACAGCAGCTCCTCTGACAGCTGCTCCAAGGCGGCGCAGGTACGGAAGGCCGAGAGGATCAAAATTAAAACCGCGAGAACATACTGAATCCAGGGGCGTGAATACAGGGGTCTGTAGGGTGGGGGGCTGTATGTCCTCTACGTAAACTATAACAACTATGAATTAACTAATCAAAATAACCTTTAAATACATGATGTCTTACTGTCTGCAGTGATGGCTGATGATAAcagtctctatttgatcatgtgaccagaCGATGCACCTCAGGAGCGAGTTCAGATGCACAATCTGTCACGACTGACAACACTGAGCACATCTACAGGTCCAGTGAGTGTGTAacggtgcgttcgttttgtactcggaggtcggaaatcCCCAGTTCCCAGTCAGAAACTTAAACTTTaacgcaccctgagatcggatttccaactcaGAAACTTGGAGCAACCGCATCAATCCTGACTTatgaattcaagatggctgccggtcacatacgTAGTgagtactgtttatagcaactTTATCTTATGTGTCTCACATcaggtcagcctcatctgcggcGTTCATCAGTCggagtgcatgatggttttgaagctgtctatactccCAAAGTGCAcgggcaacaaaggctttcttgtgGGCGTCCATGCttttttccgacttgtccaccgtcatcaactagaatgcaaaaactgttgtcaactcattcccacttccgacttccgagtacaaaacgaacgcagcaTATGTCCTTCCCTTCCAAGCTGTATGCACCGGGCCTGTGTGCATTAACTTAACACAAAAATACTAATTATAAAAAGCATTcttcttctcattttattttcttactgtCGGTAAAATGGTCAAACAGTTGGTGAGAGCGCAttaatgacttgtttaggactatAACTCAAAGGTAACTTGAACTTTGGACTTGAGTGCCAAAACTTGGACTTatttgtgacttgcaaaacactCAGTACGTTTCCACGGTAACAGTGAAGACGTTAAAACGTTACTTGAATAACGTAGGCCAGATTAAAATtcaacatcatgatacagatATATGTAGTAGTATAGGCTATAGACTATAATCAATATGCATCTTAATATTGCAGCCTAGCCTATAGAAGCTGTGCAGTCTGATCATGTAGGCGAGTGCTGCAGTGATCACTGTATGCATGATAGTCTCCAAGCCTGTCTGTTAGCCTCTTTTATAATGCtgcagactttacgtgatgacagtGACGTCACATTACGTACGCCTGCAGTCCACaagggctcagtctgcaggtCCAGAGGGAGGAGATGGATTCAacccatgttgttaccggcttcttcttctcttacacatttaatgctattggacttccgggtcaaagcccggggcggaaactgtggagcatgctcagagcgcctcggccagtttgggtctgattgactgtatagagcttttactgttagtaaacagtatgacgctttttggtgggcggggcttagctggaggcaaaacaattctccacagatgTTAACTAGCGCTAGCTAAGAGgttctgttgtcttgttttagaagatggaggaagatgatttgagtggtgcgttcagaaatactTACCCAAGTGTCGGAGCACACTcacagagcagcgcactctcagagtggcagagcgcactctggacacactgtctgtggagacggagcagcagagcgccgagcggagtgaatgtgtgattaacttaaccgttggttcattcatgtagaaatataacgctgcgtttcttccaccaacagggctctcattttagtNNNNNNNNNNNNNNNNNNNNNNNNNNNNNNNNNNNNNNNNNNNNNNNNNNNNNNNNNNNNNNNNNNNNNNNNNNNNNNNNNNNNNNNNNNNNNNNNNNNNNNNNNNNNNNNNNNNNNNNNNNNNNNNNNNNNNNNNNNNNNNNNNNNNNNNNNNNNNNNNNNNNNNNNNNNNNNNNNNNNNNNNNNNNNNNNNNNNNNNNNNNNNNNNNNNNNNNNNNNNNNNNNNNNNNNNNNNNNNNNNNNNNNNNNNNNNNNNNNNNNNNNNNNNNNNNNNNNNNNNNNNNNNNNNNNNNNNNNNNNNNNNNNNNNNNNNNNNNNNNNNNNNNNNNNNNNNNNNNNNNNNNNNNNNNNNNNNNNNNNNNNNNNNNNNNNNNNNNNNNNNNNNNNNNNNNNNNNNNNNNNNNNNNNNNNNNNNNNNNNNNNNNNNNNNNNNNNNNNNNNNNNNNNNNNNNNNNNNNNNNNNNNNNNNNNNNNNNNNNNNNNNNNNNNNNNNNNNNNNNNNNNNNNNNNNNNNNNNNNNNNNNNNNNNNNNNNNNNNNNNNNNNNNNNNNNNNNNNNNNNNNNNNNNNNNNNNNNNNNNNNNNNNNNNNNNNNNNNNNNNNNNNNNNNNNNNNNNNNNNNNNNNNNNNNNNNNNNNTTCGCTCAGACATCCAAGGAAGGTTTGGACCGTCTTTGGTCTGTCAGACCTCTGGTGGAAACTACGAATGGCAGGAAATAATGTCATCACAGCGACAAGAGCAGCTGTTATTAACAGCACAAATACTGTAATCCTAAAACATACACACCAGCTGTGCAGGCGTTGATCACCACCATCTTGGTGCAGGTACTGAATCAACAGAATCATCCACCGAGACGTTCGCcctgaaagagagatggagataaAGTCAGCTGTGGAAGCAGAGAGACGTCACAAGACAAGGTATAGAGTGTTCTTGTTCGCTCAGACATCCAAGGAAGGTTTGGACCGTCTTTGGTCTGTCAGACCTCTGGTGGAAACTACGAATGGCAGGAAATAATGTCATCACAGCGAACTGCAGGCCGTCAGTCTGTATCCAAATATATAGTTTAATAATTACGTACCAGTCAATAACCACCATCACTGGTGACTGGACGGAGAAGATGAAGGCACAGCCAGCCTGGAACCCTGAAAATGACGAGATGGACAAGTTAGCCATGATGGAACCCTGAAAATGACGAGATGGACAAGTTAGCCATGAAGCTACAAACAAAGACTGTAACAGTCCCTGCTTTTAAATTCGCTCAGACATCCAAGGAAGGTTTGGACCGTCTTTGGTCTGTCAGACCTCTGGTGGAAACTACGAATGGCAGGAAAAAGCATCATCACAGCGAAAAGACCCGAGCTCCTCTACAGAGTAGAGCCGAGGATGTTCagaagatcacacacacacacacacaaaggtacTGTCTGTCATTTGTCATCCGGACTGCGGTCGAAGAACAGTCATTTGAAAAGACACAGGGCTGCTCAGTTAAATTGTATCGTCCAATTTCTTGAATTTAGTTTGCAAGATCAAGGACACCTCCAGCTTTCTTGAATTTAGTTTGCAAGATCAAGGACACCTCCAGCATTGATGACAGAACGTAATTCCTGTGACACCCATGAGGTGTCACTAGTGGCTTTCTGTAAGTGACCCAGAAGTCCAAAAGCATTAgatgtgtaacagaagaagaagccggtaacactGATGGAAACATTTGGGCTAAATACACACTAAACAAAATACAGTTGTTATTGCTGAAGTCACTTTAAAGGTATgtatacagaaacacacacattctttctTTAAATAAAAGGCACAGTCTCCCGTGTTGAAATCAGTGTTAAGACTGATCTGCTCACCTGTCCCCAGGTTCACTGGAGCTGATGAATTTCCACCTCCTGAGGAATAAGTCGCATCATCCATTGTGAGCAGCTTCTGTACGGTGTCCCTGGAGGTCCATGGTTTGACCCTGTGAGGACGTTTCTGGTGTTAACTTCTGGTTTAACTGAGGAAACCTCATTCAGTCCAACTTTCAATCTGACAATTGTTTTTCATAACAAAAACTATAGTTTTGTTTTGGAAGCCTCACATCAGTCAACTAAAAGCTAATCATGAGGTAAtgaataatattttttggacaaatACTGCTGTGTTGCAAAAGCGCTCAGACATCCAAGGAAGGTTTGGACCATCTTTGGTCTTTCGACCTCTGGTGGAAACTACGAATGGCAGGAAATAATGTCATCACAGCGCAGGGTGATGCAGGGTGCTAATAATAACTAAATCAATCCAACGTTTTAAATGATCTCTGACCTTGTGCAAACTGCAGGGACAGTCCAGAGGTGAAGCCGACATCCTCAGCAGTCCAATGCTGAACAAGCTGGAACATATAAACctgaaaggaaaaacaaaagcttgTGAATTATCTCCAACAAGAAATAAAACCAGGAGGTGAGAGCACTTTAATACATTACCAGATCTTGAATAACTGCATCAGACTCAGTGGTGAGGACGTACTCAGACCTGTTACTGCACCACCACACTGTACATTACTCCTCCACAAAGAAAAGTCCTGCACTGAACACGTTACTTCAGTAAATGCATCTATGTTTAATGAGGAAAAGAAAATAGGCTATTAAAACTGAGAAAGAAAAGTTGGCTGTTGAACTATTAGATTATTATGACTCATACATGAATGTAAGACAGTAAGGATGCACCGATTATTGGCCAAACCTC
Proteins encoded in this region:
- the rnf175 gene encoding RING finger protein 175 isoform X1 — translated: MAGVHPQDDLLKMTHRENWKVQHERLHVKHRGHEAMHAEMVLILIATLVVAQIVLVQWKQRHHRSYNLVTLVQMWVVPLYFTIKLYWWRFLSMWGMFSVVTSYVIFRATRKPLSCRTPRMVYKWFLLIYKLSYAVGVLGYMAIMFTMFGFNVFFRIKAEDSMDVGVIMLFYGLYYGVMGRDFAEICSDYMASTIGYYNKGGMPSRSLTNDICAVCGQRILVDVEEEGFIEDTYQLSCGHIFHEFCIRGWCIVGKKQTCPYCNEKVDLKRMMNNPWEKTHVLYGQLLDWLRYLVAWQPIIIGIVHGINFSLGLE
- the rnf175 gene encoding RING finger protein 175 isoform X2 codes for the protein MHAEMVLILIATLVVAQIVLVQWKQRHHRSYNLVTLVQMWVVPLYFTIKLYWWRFLSMWGMFSVVTSYVIFRATRKPLSCRTPRMVYKWFLLIYKLSYAVGVLGYMAIMFTMFGFNVFFRIKAEDSMDVGVIMLFYGLYYGVMGRDFAEICSDYMASTIGYYNKGGMPSRSLTNDICAVCGQRILVDVEEEGFIEDTYQLSCGHIFHEFCIRGWCIVGKKQTCPYCNEKVDLKRMMNNPWEKTHVLYGQLLDWLRYLVAWQPIIIGIVHGINFSLGLE